The window TGCGAGAGGTTGCCGTGCAGGTGGGCGAGGAGATTCGCGATGCTGTTGTTGCCCTCGTCGGCGCGCCACCAGAGCTGCTCATCGGTGAGCGGAGCGACGGCCTGCTCGATCTTCCCCAGGTACTCGCTCCAGTAGTGCTCGGCGAACTCGACCAGCCGGCTGTTCATGGACGCTCCCCCCGATTCAGGTGATGCGCCGCGTGCGAGCGCGGCCGGGCTCAGCCCTGATGCGCGCGGTAGGCCGCGAAGTAGAGGTCGGCCTCGGAGACGAACGAGGCGTGGCGGGGATGCCAGCCGAGAGCGGCCTTGGCGCGGGCGTTGGCGACCTTCTGGTGCGCGCCCAGGCCCTCGGCCAGCGGGCCGAAGCGCTCGACCGCGTCTTCCGGCTCGAGCTGGGTGATTCGCCCGGGAATGCCGGCCGCGGCCGCCACAGCGGCGACCATCTCGCCGACGCGTGGATTCGTGCCGTCGCTGATGTTCAGCGCTTCGCCGCCCGGGGCGCGCTCGGCGGCGAGCACGTAGGCCTCTGCGACATCGTCGACATGTACGGTCGACCAGCAGTTCGTGCCGTCCCCGACCATCTCGACCTCGCCGGCCAAGGCGGAAGCGAACCACGGAACCGTGAGGCCGCCCGAGCCGCCGTAGACGCAGCCGGGACGCAGGACGAGCGTACGCAGCCGGCTGCTGGTGGCGGCGAGGACCATCTGCTCGTGCTCGACGCGCCAGCGCACCAGGTCGAGCGGCGTGAGGGGCGAGGTCTCGTCGACCGTGCGGCCGCCGGTGTCGCCGTAGACCCAGACGCCGGAGGTGTAGAGGAGAGCGCGCGGCGCGGTCGCATCGCGCGAGGCGGTGAGGAAGCTCTCGATCGCGGCGCGGTCGCGCTCGACCGTACTCACCGAGTTTTCGGAGGCGCAATGCACGAAGAGGTCGCAGCCCCGGGCGACGGCGAGGAAACTCTCGGGCGCCGCGAGATCTCCCAGCACCGGCACGATCTCCGCCCGCGCCAGGGCGTGCGCCTTCTCGGAGCTGCGAGCGAGACCGAAGACCCGGTGTCCGGCGCGCCGGAAGGCGGCCGCGACGGCGCTGCCGATATAGCCCGTCGAACCCGTCACGAAGACATTCATGGCAGCCCCCCCTCGATGCGGCCATTCTTACAGCACCCGGCGGCAAGGTACACGACCCCCGGGGTGGGAACGTTGGACAAACTTTCGGGCCCGCCATCCGTCTCTACTCGGATGAACCGACAGACTGCAATCCGTCGC of the Thermoanaerobaculia bacterium genome contains:
- a CDS encoding DUF1572 family protein, with translation MNSRLVEFAEHYWSEYLGKIEQAVAPLTDEQLWWRADEGNNSIANLLAHLHGNLS
- a CDS encoding NAD-dependent epimerase/dehydratase family protein, encoding MNVFVTGSTGYIGSAVAAAFRRAGHRVFGLARSSEKAHALARAEIVPVLGDLAAPESFLAVARGCDLFVHCASENSVSTVERDRAAIESFLTASRDATAPRALLYTSGVWVYGDTGGRTVDETSPLTPLDLVRWRVEHEQMVLAATSSRLRTLVLRPGCVYGGSGGLTVPWFASALAGEVEMVGDGTNCWSTVHVDDVAEAYVLAAERAPGGEALNISDGTNPRVGEMVAAVAAAAGIPGRITQLEPEDAVERFGPLAEGLGAHQKVANARAKAALGWHPRHASFVSEADLYFAAYRAHQG